In one window of Gemmatimonadaceae bacterium DNA:
- the hemB gene encoding porphobilinogen synthase produces the protein MPEFPVYRPRRLRRTESLRRLVRETSLRPSQLVLPLFVRSGTKVRRPIESMPGVFQTSIDEMLIDAHIAARAGIGGVILFGIPDHKDATGSEAWNDEAPVQQAVRALKKDVPDLVVITDVCLCEYTEHGHCGVLHDGVVDNDATLELLAREAVSHARAGADIVAPSDMMDGRVRAIRSALDENEFADMPILSYAAKFAGPFYGPFREAAESTPQVGDRRGYQMDSANSDEALREVRLDIEEGADMVMVKPAGPFLDIIHRVKHETGYPLAAFQVSGEYTMIQAAAQRGWIDGERVMMDSLLGIRRAGADVIITYFAREAAKLLNSGAHT, from the coding sequence ATGCCCGAGTTTCCGGTCTACCGTCCTCGACGTCTTCGGCGCACCGAGTCCCTTCGGCGCCTCGTGCGCGAAACGTCGTTGCGTCCGTCGCAGCTCGTGTTGCCGCTCTTCGTTCGCTCGGGCACCAAGGTTCGGCGTCCGATCGAGTCGATGCCGGGGGTCTTTCAGACCTCGATCGACGAGATGCTGATCGACGCACACATCGCGGCACGCGCGGGAATCGGCGGCGTCATTCTCTTCGGAATTCCCGACCACAAGGACGCGACGGGCTCCGAGGCGTGGAACGATGAGGCGCCCGTACAGCAGGCGGTCCGCGCGCTGAAGAAGGACGTGCCCGACCTCGTCGTGATCACCGACGTGTGTCTCTGCGAGTACACCGAGCACGGCCACTGCGGCGTGCTGCACGACGGCGTGGTCGACAACGATGCGACACTGGAGCTGCTGGCGCGTGAGGCGGTCTCACACGCACGGGCCGGCGCGGACATCGTGGCGCCGAGCGACATGATGGACGGTCGTGTGCGCGCGATCCGATCGGCGCTCGACGAGAACGAGTTCGCCGACATGCCGATTCTGAGCTACGCGGCGAAGTTCGCCGGGCCGTTTTATGGGCCGTTCCGAGAAGCGGCTGAGTCGACGCCGCAGGTCGGCGACCGGCGCGGCTACCAGATGGACTCCGCCAACTCGGACGAGGCGCTGCGCGAGGTGCGGCTCGACATCGAAGAAGGCGCGGACATGGTGATGGTGAAGCCCGCCGGGCCGTTCCTCGACATCATCCACCGCGTGAAGCACGAGACCGGCTACCCGCTCGCCGCGTTTCAGGTGAGCGGCGAGTACACTATGATTCAGGCAGCCGCCCAGCGCGGCTGGATCGACGGGGAGCGTGTCATGATGGACTCGCTCCTCGGCATTCGGCGGGCCGGCGCGGACGTGATCATCACGTACTTCGCGCGCGAAGCCGCGAAGCTGCTCAACTCCGGCGCTCACACATGA